A single genomic interval of Hafnia alvei harbors:
- a CDS encoding NupC/NupG family nucleoside CNT transporter, with product MDLLRSLLGIGILLLIAFVFSNNRRKIKIRTVGAALLLQVILGAVMLYVPAGKWLINAIASGVNKVISYSDAGSSFIFGGLVGPKMNVLFDGAGFVFAFHVLPAIIFITSLISILYYIGVMGWVINILGYVFQKMMRVSKVEAFAAVTTIFLGQNELPAVLKPFISKMNRNELFTVICSGMASIAGSMLVGYAGLGVPIEYLLAASLMAIPGGILFARMLSPATEESQVEFSQMSFSDKRPASVIEAAASGAMLGLKIAVGVATVVMAFVALIALINGIIGGVGGLFGWSGVSLESLLGYIFSPLAYIMGVSWDNSALAGGLIGQKLAINEFVAYVNFSPYLKDAAGALDPKTIAVISFALCGFANFGSIAVVVGAFSAVAPERASDIARLGLRALLAATLSNLMSATIAGLFIGLGALAIVS from the coding sequence ATGGACTTATTACGCAGCTTGTTGGGTATTGGTATACTCCTTTTAATCGCTTTTGTATTTTCTAATAATCGAAGAAAAATTAAAATAAGAACGGTTGGTGCGGCACTTTTATTACAGGTTATTTTGGGTGCAGTGATGCTTTATGTCCCTGCTGGCAAATGGTTGATCAACGCTATTGCGAGTGGCGTTAATAAGGTTATTTCATACAGCGATGCGGGTAGTTCATTTATTTTTGGTGGCCTAGTTGGCCCAAAAATGAATGTGTTATTTGACGGTGCTGGTTTTGTTTTCGCATTTCATGTATTGCCGGCAATTATTTTTATTACCTCGCTGATCTCGATTCTTTATTATATCGGCGTGATGGGCTGGGTTATTAATATTCTTGGTTATGTGTTCCAGAAAATGATGCGAGTGAGCAAAGTAGAGGCGTTTGCAGCGGTCACCACGATATTTCTCGGGCAAAACGAACTTCCGGCGGTGCTCAAACCATTTATTAGCAAAATGAACCGAAACGAACTTTTTACGGTAATTTGCAGCGGAATGGCGTCAATTGCGGGTTCCATGCTGGTTGGCTATGCGGGGTTAGGTGTGCCCATCGAGTACTTGCTAGCTGCGTCGTTGATGGCGATCCCCGGTGGGATCTTATTTGCGCGTATGCTCAGCCCCGCCACAGAGGAGTCTCAGGTTGAGTTTAGCCAGATGTCATTCAGCGATAAGCGCCCCGCGAGTGTTATTGAAGCGGCGGCGAGCGGTGCAATGCTAGGTCTGAAGATCGCCGTTGGCGTGGCGACGGTGGTGATGGCGTTTGTTGCGTTAATTGCGTTGATCAACGGCATCATTGGTGGCGTCGGTGGGTTGTTTGGTTGGTCAGGTGTCAGCTTGGAAAGCCTGTTGGGTTATATCTTCTCTCCGTTGGCATACATCATGGGCGTGAGCTGGGATAACTCTGCACTGGCTGGTGGTTTAATAGGACAGAAACTGGCGATTAACGAGTTTGTCGCGTACGTGAATTTCTCTCCCTATCTCAAGGATGCTGCGGGTGCTTTAGATCCAAAAACCATTGCCGTTATCTCTTTTGCTCTCTGTGGTTTCGCCAACTTTGGATCAATTGCGGTGGTAGTGGGTGCCTTTAGCGCTGTTGCTCCAGAGCGTGCATCGGACATTGCACGCCTAGGATTACGCGCTTTGCTTGCGGCAACTCTTTCCAACTTGATGAGCGCAACGATTGCAGGTTTGTTCATCGGGCTTGGGGCATTAGCGATAGTTTCATAA
- a CDS encoding pseudouridine-5'-phosphate glycosidase, with protein MKNNVMTNEYLDISPEVAEALANNRPVVALESTIISHGMPYPQNAETALAVEQQIRENGAVPATIAIINGRMKAGLSREEIELLGKEGHNVAKVSRRDLPFIVAAGKNGATTVASTMIIAEMAGIHVFATGGIGGVHRGAEQTFDISADLQELAKTNVAVICAGAKSILDLGLTTEYLETHGVPLIGYQTQVLPAFFCRTSPFSVSIQLDEPEQIAKAMATKWQSGLDGGMVIANPIPEQFAMPEAKINAAIEQAVQESIEQGVHGKDSTPFLLARVAELTGGDSLHSNIQLVFNNAKLAAQIACCYQETAA; from the coding sequence ATGAAAAATAACGTTATGACCAATGAGTATCTGGATATTTCGCCGGAAGTTGCTGAGGCATTAGCCAATAATCGCCCTGTTGTGGCTTTAGAATCTACCATTATTTCTCATGGTATGCCTTACCCACAAAATGCCGAAACGGCGTTGGCGGTTGAGCAGCAAATCCGTGAAAATGGCGCAGTACCTGCGACGATTGCGATTATTAATGGCCGTATGAAAGCAGGCTTATCCCGCGAAGAGATTGAGCTGCTCGGCAAAGAAGGTCACAACGTGGCGAAAGTGAGCCGTCGTGACTTGCCGTTCATCGTTGCAGCAGGCAAAAACGGTGCTACTACCGTGGCCTCGACCATGATTATTGCCGAAATGGCCGGTATTCATGTCTTTGCCACAGGCGGTATTGGTGGTGTTCACCGCGGTGCTGAACAAACATTTGATATTTCAGCTGATTTACAAGAATTGGCAAAAACCAACGTGGCCGTGATTTGTGCCGGGGCCAAATCGATTCTGGATTTGGGATTGACCACGGAATATCTTGAGACGCACGGTGTACCGTTGATTGGCTATCAAACTCAGGTTTTACCCGCATTTTTCTGCCGTACTAGCCCATTCTCCGTCAGCATTCAATTGGATGAACCAGAGCAGATAGCGAAGGCGATGGCGACCAAGTGGCAGTCTGGTTTGGACGGTGGAATGGTGATTGCTAACCCGATCCCTGAACAATTCGCGATGCCTGAAGCTAAAATCAACGCGGCGATTGAGCAAGCGGTTCAGGAGTCGATTGAACAGGGGGTTCATGGGAAAGATAGCACACCATTCCTGCTGGCAAGAGTCGCGGAACTCACAGGAGGGGATAGCCTGCATTCCAATATCCAATTGGTATTTAATAATGCAAAACTAGCCGCTCAGATTGCATGTTGCTACCAGGAGACCGCAGCATAA
- a CDS encoding PfkB family carbohydrate kinase, producing the protein MTSREKQILQLLRRDPLIPQQEIADVLGISRSGVAGHIMNLMKKGYIKGKGYILSEHSYVVTVGSTNMDVCGYSASKLVYEDSNPGKIKCTPGGVGRNIAQNIALLGRECHLISVVGDDFYGDTLLEQAKLAGVHIDSFHKLHGESTSTYVSLLDESGEMLVAINDMRILEKLTPALLATSKDLIQHAGVLIVDCNLTEDALAWLFSHAGSVPIFVDTVSAFKAPKIRNWLSHIHTLKPNRLEAEILSGMTITSPKDAPKAAKWFHDQGVQRIALSMGAAGVFYSEIDGQSGWSSPLPVNIVNVTGAGDAMMAGLASCWLEDMTLAESIRFAQGCSALTLSSEFTNNPNLSNGSVQKLLELQS; encoded by the coding sequence ATGACTAGCCGAGAAAAGCAGATATTGCAGCTTCTGAGACGTGATCCTTTGATCCCACAGCAGGAAATTGCCGATGTTTTAGGTATTAGCCGCTCTGGTGTAGCAGGACATATTATGAACTTAATGAAGAAAGGATATATAAAAGGAAAAGGATACATATTGTCTGAGCACAGCTATGTTGTCACCGTAGGCTCTACGAATATGGATGTATGCGGATACTCAGCCTCTAAATTAGTTTATGAAGATTCCAACCCAGGGAAAATAAAATGTACTCCAGGCGGTGTCGGGAGAAATATAGCGCAAAATATTGCCTTATTAGGGCGGGAGTGCCATCTGATTTCCGTAGTAGGAGATGATTTTTACGGTGATACTTTATTAGAGCAGGCAAAGTTAGCCGGTGTTCATATTGATAGTTTCCATAAACTGCATGGTGAAAGCACGTCAACCTATGTCTCTTTATTAGATGAAAGTGGTGAAATGCTGGTCGCTATTAATGATATGCGAATTTTAGAAAAACTGACGCCCGCATTATTGGCAACGTCAAAAGATCTTATTCAGCATGCCGGTGTATTAATTGTTGACTGCAACCTTACCGAAGATGCTTTGGCATGGCTATTTAGCCACGCTGGCAGTGTTCCAATATTTGTTGATACCGTATCTGCATTTAAAGCACCCAAGATCCGAAATTGGCTATCACATATTCATACGTTGAAACCTAATCGTCTTGAGGCCGAGATCCTCAGCGGGATGACGATTACTAGCCCTAAAGATGCGCCTAAGGCGGCTAAATGGTTCCATGACCAAGGCGTGCAGCGAATTGCGCTTAGCATGGGAGCGGCCGGTGTTTTTTACAGTGAAATTGATGGGCAAAGCGGGTGGTCGAGTCCTCTGCCGGTGAACATCGTCAATGTGACCGGGGCTGGTGATGCCATGATGGCTGGGCTGGCTAGCTGTTGGCTTGAAGACATGACGCTTGCCGAAAGTATCCGTTTTGCGCAGGGATGTTCCGCATTAACCCTTTCCTCTGAATTTACTAATAACCCTAATCTGTCGAATGGCAGTGTTCAAAAACTGTTGGAACTACAATCATGA
- a CDS encoding amino acid aminotransferase gives MFQHVDAYAGDPILSLMDTYKQDPRADKVNLSIGLYYDEKGTIPQLKAVAAAEEILNAREGAASLYLPMEGLATYRSAIQSLLFGDTHPMVAQKRIATVQTIGGSGALKVGADFLKHYFPDSEVWVSDPTWENHIAIFSGAGFKVHQYPYFDPETLGVNFDAMLNTLNQLPARSIVLMHPCCHNPTGSDLTNAQWDRVIEIAKARELIPFLDIAYQGFGAGMEEDAYAIRAMAQAELPCLVSNSFSKIFSLYGERVGGLSVVCESEEAASRVLGQLKATVRRIYSSPPNFGAQVVATVLNDPKLKALWLEEVESMRLRIIEMRRTLVDGLKTVLPQRNFDYLMSQRGMFSYTGLSAQQVERLREEFGVYLIASGRMCVAGMNHANAQRVAQSFAAV, from the coding sequence GTGTTTCAGCATGTAGACGCCTATGCAGGCGATCCGATTCTCTCGCTGATGGATACCTACAAACAGGATCCTCGAGCCGATAAAGTTAACCTCAGTATCGGTCTGTACTATGACGAAAAGGGAACTATTCCTCAGTTGAAAGCCGTTGCTGCTGCGGAAGAGATCCTAAATGCTCGCGAGGGTGCTGCGTCGTTGTATCTGCCGATGGAAGGATTAGCGACATACCGTAGCGCGATCCAGAGCCTATTGTTTGGTGATACACATCCAATGGTTGCTCAAAAGCGTATTGCTACGGTGCAAACTATCGGTGGTTCCGGTGCGCTGAAAGTTGGGGCCGACTTTTTAAAGCATTATTTCCCTGATTCTGAGGTGTGGGTCAGCGATCCAACGTGGGAAAACCATATTGCGATCTTCTCGGGTGCGGGCTTCAAAGTGCATCAGTATCCCTATTTCGACCCTGAAACGCTGGGTGTGAATTTTGATGCGATGCTTAACACGCTAAATCAGCTGCCTGCACGCAGCATCGTGTTAATGCACCCTTGCTGTCACAACCCAACGGGCTCAGATCTCACCAATGCGCAATGGGATCGCGTGATTGAAATCGCGAAAGCGCGTGAGCTTATTCCATTCCTCGATATCGCTTATCAAGGCTTTGGGGCGGGAATGGAAGAGGACGCCTATGCTATCCGCGCTATGGCTCAGGCAGAGTTGCCATGCCTCGTGAGTAATTCGTTTTCGAAAATTTTCTCTCTCTATGGTGAACGCGTTGGCGGGTTATCCGTGGTGTGTGAAAGCGAAGAAGCAGCAAGCCGAGTATTAGGCCAGTTAAAAGCGACCGTGCGCCGCATTTACTCCAGCCCACCTAACTTTGGGGCTCAGGTTGTGGCAACGGTGCTAAACGATCCGAAGCTTAAAGCCTTATGGCTGGAAGAAGTTGAAAGTATGCGTCTGCGTATCATTGAAATGCGCCGCACGCTGGTGGACGGCTTAAAAACCGTGTTGCCACAGCGCAACTTTGACTATCTGATGTCGCAGCGCGGCATGTTTAGTTATACCGGCCTCAGTGCTCAGCAGGTTGAACGGCTGCGTGAAGAGTTTGGCGTATATCTGATCGCCAGCGGCCGCATGTGCGTAGCGGGAATGAATCACGCCAATGCGCAGCGCGTTGCTCAGTCATTCGCTGCCGTTTAA
- the dkgA gene encoding 2,5-didehydrogluconate reductase DkgA — MSTQPIIKLSDGNTMPQLGLGVWQASNEQVITAIETALETGYRSIDTAAIYANEEGVGKALANSSIARDELFITTKLWNTDQDNAAKALEESLKKLRLDYIDLYLIHWPAPAQDKYVTAWKSLIELKKQGLIKSIGVCNFNIPHLQRLIDETGVSPTVNQIELHPLMQQKTMHAWNATHHIATESWSPLAQGGEGVFDTEIIHKLAKKYEKTPAQIVIRWHLDSGLIVIPKSVTPKRIQENFGVFDFRLDKDELSLIAKLDSGKRLGPDPDTFEKL; from the coding sequence ATGTCCACACAACCTATTATCAAACTGAGCGACGGGAATACCATGCCACAGCTCGGTTTAGGCGTATGGCAGGCTTCGAATGAGCAGGTCATCACCGCTATCGAAACGGCGTTAGAGACAGGGTATCGCTCAATCGATACTGCGGCCATTTATGCTAACGAAGAAGGCGTCGGCAAAGCGTTAGCAAACTCGTCAATTGCTCGCGATGAGCTTTTCATCACCACTAAATTATGGAACACAGACCAAGATAATGCGGCTAAGGCGCTGGAAGAAAGCCTAAAAAAGCTGCGGTTAGATTACATAGACCTGTATCTGATCCATTGGCCCGCTCCCGCACAGGATAAATACGTTACCGCGTGGAAATCGCTGATTGAATTGAAAAAACAGGGACTGATTAAAAGCATTGGCGTATGTAATTTTAACATCCCGCACCTACAGCGCCTAATCGATGAAACGGGCGTTTCACCCACCGTGAACCAAATTGAGCTCCATCCTTTGATGCAGCAAAAAACCATGCACGCGTGGAATGCCACCCATCACATTGCCACTGAGTCTTGGAGCCCGCTAGCGCAGGGTGGTGAAGGCGTTTTTGATACTGAAATCATTCATAAGCTGGCGAAAAAGTATGAGAAAACCCCTGCTCAGATTGTTATTCGCTGGCACTTGGATTCAGGATTAATTGTGATCCCTAAATCCGTCACGCCAAAACGTATTCAAGAAAACTTTGGGGTGTTTGATTTTAGATTGGATAAAGATGAGCTGAGCCTGATTGCTAAGCTCGATAGCGGAAAACGTCTGGGTCCCGATCCTGATACGTTTGAAAAGCTTTGA
- a CDS encoding YgiQ family radical SAM protein: MSSISLIQPERDLFSYTPYWAECYGTAPFLPMSREEMDTLGWDSCDVILVTGDAYVDHPSFGMAIVGRMLEAQGFRVGIIAQPDWTSKADFMRLGKPNLFYGVTAGNMDSMINRYTADRKLRHDDAYTPNNESGKRPDRATLVYTQRCKEAFSDVPVILGGIEASLRRIAHYDYWSDTVRRSVLVDSKADMLMYGNGERPLVEVAHRLASGEPIASIIDVRNTAVMRKEALPGWSGVDSTRLDKPGRIEPIPNPYGDDLACAPDADKKKDDSVQAITVRAPKPKPWEKTYVLLPSYEKVKNDKVLYAHTSRILHHETNPGCARALMQKHGDRYIWINPPAIPLSTEEMDSVFALPYQRVPHPAYGSARIPAYEMIRFSINIMRGCYGGCSFCSITEHEGRIIQSRSEDSIIREIEEIRDKVPGFTGVISDLGGPTANMYMLRCQSPRAEQTCRRASCVYPEICQHMDTNHEPTIKLYRRARDLDGVKKILIASGVRYDLAVEDPRYIKELATHHVGGYLKIAPEHTEEGPLSKMMKPGMGSYQRFKELFDTYSKQAGKEQYLIPYFISAHPGTRDEDMVNLALWLKKNRFRLDQVQNFYPSPLANSTTMYHTGKNPLGKVDYKSEDVVVPKGDRQRRLHKALLRYHDPANWPLIRGALEEMGMKHLIGSRRECLVPAPTLEEQREARRGYQKNMRPAMTKHTGAPAKPEQRGAKPKTIRGEAPSAERNGKVHDKASPTGKPVKGKPQAAKPAAHTPAGKPAAKPSGRKAPRVTKGK, encoded by the coding sequence ATGAGTAGTATCAGCCTGATCCAGCCAGAACGTGATTTGTTCTCCTACACGCCCTATTGGGCAGAGTGCTACGGCACGGCCCCATTCTTACCGATGTCGCGTGAGGAAATGGATACTCTCGGCTGGGATAGCTGTGACGTCATTCTAGTTACCGGTGATGCCTACGTTGACCATCCAAGTTTTGGGATGGCAATTGTTGGCCGTATGCTGGAAGCTCAGGGTTTTCGCGTGGGGATCATTGCGCAGCCGGACTGGACGAGCAAAGCTGACTTTATGCGTTTGGGGAAACCGAACCTGTTTTACGGCGTCACCGCTGGCAATATGGATTCGATGATTAACCGCTATACCGCCGATCGCAAACTGCGCCACGACGATGCTTACACGCCTAACAACGAAAGCGGCAAACGTCCAGATCGCGCAACGTTGGTTTATACCCAACGCTGCAAAGAAGCCTTCAGCGATGTTCCGGTGATTTTAGGTGGAATTGAAGCCAGCCTGCGCCGTATTGCTCATTACGACTATTGGTCTGACACCGTGCGCCGTTCGGTGCTGGTGGATTCTAAAGCCGACATGCTGATGTATGGCAACGGCGAACGCCCACTGGTGGAAGTTGCACATCGTTTAGCTTCAGGTGAGCCGATTGCTAGCATTATCGACGTGCGCAATACCGCGGTCATGCGCAAAGAGGCGCTGCCGGGCTGGAGCGGCGTGGACTCCACGCGCTTAGACAAACCGGGTCGTATCGAACCGATTCCAAATCCTTACGGTGATGATTTGGCCTGTGCGCCAGATGCCGATAAGAAAAAAGACGATAGCGTACAAGCTATTACGGTGCGTGCACCGAAGCCTAAGCCGTGGGAAAAAACCTACGTGCTGCTGCCGTCTTATGAAAAAGTTAAAAATGACAAAGTGCTGTATGCACACACATCGCGTATTTTGCATCATGAAACCAACCCCGGCTGTGCGCGTGCTTTGATGCAAAAACATGGCGATCGCTATATTTGGATTAACCCTCCGGCGATCCCATTGAGCACGGAAGAAATGGACAGCGTATTTGCGCTGCCTTACCAGCGTGTTCCTCATCCAGCCTACGGCAGCGCTCGTATTCCTGCCTATGAGATGATCCGTTTCTCCATCAACATCATGCGCGGTTGCTACGGCGGCTGCTCATTCTGTTCGATTACCGAACACGAAGGCCGCATCATCCAGAGCCGTTCAGAAGATTCAATCATTCGAGAAATCGAAGAGATCCGCGACAAAGTCCCCGGCTTTACCGGCGTGATTTCCGATTTGGGTGGCCCAACGGCTAACATGTATATGTTGCGCTGCCAGTCACCGCGTGCCGAGCAAACCTGCCGCCGTGCATCCTGTGTTTATCCTGAAATTTGCCAGCACATGGATACCAACCATGAGCCGACCATCAAGCTGTATCGCCGTGCGCGCGATCTAGACGGCGTGAAGAAAATCCTTATTGCCTCGGGGGTTCGTTATGATCTGGCGGTTGAAGATCCACGCTATATCAAAGAGCTGGCAACCCATCATGTGGGTGGCTACCTGAAGATTGCGCCAGAGCATACTGAAGAAGGGCCGCTGTCTAAGATGATGAAGCCGGGCATGGGGAGTTATCAGCGCTTTAAAGAGCTGTTTGATACTTATTCCAAGCAGGCTGGCAAAGAACAGTATTTGATCCCGTATTTCATTTCAGCGCATCCGGGGACGCGAGATGAGGATATGGTCAACCTAGCGCTATGGCTGAAGAAAAACCGTTTCCGTTTGGATCAGGTACAAAACTTCTATCCGTCGCCGTTGGCGAATTCCACCACGATGTATCACACGGGTAAAAACCCGCTGGGCAAAGTCGATTATAAGAGCGAAGACGTTGTGGTGCCGAAAGGCGATCGCCAGCGTCGTTTACACAAAGCGCTGCTGCGCTATCACGATCCAGCTAACTGGCCGCTGATCCGTGGTGCGCTGGAAGAGATGGGTATGAAGCATTTAATCGGTTCACGTCGTGAATGTTTAGTACCGGCCCCAACGCTGGAAGAACAGCGCGAAGCGCGTCGTGGATACCAGAAAAATATGCGTCCAGCGATGACTAAGCATACCGGTGCGCCGGCGAAGCCTGAACAGCGTGGTGCGAAACCTAAAACGATTCGTGGTGAAGCGCCATCAGCGGAGCGCAATGGAAAAGTACATGATAAGGCTTCTCCGACTGGCAAGCCTGTTAAAGGCAAACCGCAAGCGGCTAAACCAGCGGCGCATACGCCAGCAGGAAAACCCGCTGCGAAGCCATCAGGGCGTAAGGCACCTCGAGTGACCAAAGGTAAATAA
- the treR gene encoding trehalose operon repressor TreR produces the protein MSERLTIKDIARLSGVGKSTVSRVINKESGVKPETRARIEEIINQHNFAPSKSARAMRGQTDKVVAIIVSRLDSNAENQAVRAMLPLLYAQGYDPILLESQFEPERVQEHLTVLSRRHVDGILLFGFTGLDESMLLPWRDKMVVLAWEYEQLTSVRYDDSGAVTLLMNALLAKKHRHIAFVGVKLSDATTGGRRYDTYHALCQKHQIAPCAALGELTFQSGYQLAHQVISEDTTAIICASDTIALGVSKYLQERSQNDVIVCGMGNNSLLEFLYPKTFSVDLGYAEGGRMAVQQLLSLQNAPQPGKHITVPCTLRSPN, from the coding sequence ATGTCCGAACGATTGACGATTAAAGATATTGCTCGCCTCAGCGGCGTGGGTAAATCCACAGTCTCCCGCGTGATCAATAAAGAATCTGGCGTTAAGCCAGAAACGCGTGCGCGGATTGAAGAAATCATTAATCAACATAACTTTGCCCCATCTAAATCGGCTCGGGCTATGCGCGGCCAAACAGATAAAGTCGTCGCCATCATTGTTTCTCGTTTAGATTCTAACGCTGAAAATCAGGCCGTGCGTGCGATGCTGCCCCTGTTGTATGCCCAAGGCTACGATCCTATTTTGTTGGAAAGCCAGTTTGAGCCTGAACGAGTGCAAGAACATTTAACTGTTCTGTCGCGCCGTCACGTGGATGGCATTTTGCTGTTTGGTTTTACCGGTCTCGATGAGTCAATGCTGCTGCCATGGCGAGATAAAATGGTTGTTCTGGCATGGGAGTATGAACAACTAACCTCGGTACGTTATGACGATAGCGGCGCAGTCACCTTACTGATGAACGCGCTACTCGCCAAAAAACATCGGCACATCGCTTTTGTTGGGGTAAAACTTTCGGATGCCACAACGGGCGGACGTCGCTACGACACCTATCATGCACTCTGCCAAAAACACCAGATTGCGCCTTGCGCCGCGCTCGGAGAGCTTACCTTTCAGAGTGGCTATCAATTGGCTCATCAGGTTATCTCTGAGGACACCACCGCTATCATCTGCGCTTCAGATACCATTGCCCTCGGTGTAAGTAAGTACTTACAGGAGCGGTCACAAAACGATGTAATCGTCTGCGGTATGGGGAATAATTCGCTGCTGGAATTCTTGTATCCCAAGACCTTTTCAGTCGACTTAGGCTATGCCGAAGGCGGACGAATGGCGGTACAGCAGTTACTCTCCCTGCAAAACGCGCCACAGCCCGGCAAGCACATTACGGTGCCTTGTACATTGCGCAGCCCAAACTGA
- the aceK gene encoding bifunctional isocitrate dehydrogenase kinase/phosphatase, with the protein MAIGMEQLIAQTILQGFDAQYGRFLEVTAGAQQRFEKANWGAVQLAMKKRIHLYDHHVGLVVEQLRRMTGPLCHDAEFLARVKTVYTDMLPEYPRFEIAESFFNSVYCRLFNHRELTPDKLFVFSSQPERHWREFPRPLARTFKSEAGWSALINDLLGELPLRLPWEDRARDVDYIVSHLENTFGEETLHHSCLQVANELFYRNKAAWLVGKLHTPAGIYPFLLPIHHNEQGALFVDTCLTRLDEASIVFGFARSYFMVYAPLPAALVDWLREILPGKTTAELYMAIGCQKHGKTEYYREYLKHLAESKEQFIIAPGIRGMVMLVFTLPSFDRVFKIIKDKFAPQKEVDPARVQACYQLVKEHDRVGRMADTQEYENFVIEKWRVSPELMAELQREVPEKLEDLGDRIVIRHLYIERRMIPLNIYLEQADERQLHDAIEEYGNAIKQLAAANIFPGDMLFKNFGVTRHGRVVFYDYDEICYMTEVNFRDIPPPRYPEDEMASEPWYSVSPNDVFPEEFQHFLCGDVRIRTLFAEMHGDLFTANYWRSLQQRISNGVVDDVFAYRRKRRFAQR; encoded by the coding sequence ATGGCTATAGGCATGGAACAACTTATTGCGCAGACGATCTTGCAGGGTTTTGATGCTCAGTACGGTCGTTTTCTCGAAGTGACCGCTGGAGCCCAGCAGCGTTTTGAGAAAGCCAACTGGGGCGCTGTTCAACTGGCGATGAAAAAACGTATCCACCTCTACGATCACCATGTGGGGCTGGTGGTGGAGCAGCTACGCAGGATGACGGGCCCTTTATGTCATGACGCTGAATTCTTGGCGCGAGTGAAAACGGTCTACACCGACATGCTGCCTGAATACCCACGTTTTGAAATTGCCGAAAGCTTTTTTAACTCTGTGTACTGCCGTTTGTTCAATCACCGAGAGCTAACGCCGGATAAGTTATTTGTTTTTAGTTCACAGCCAGAACGTCATTGGCGCGAATTTCCCCGTCCATTAGCCAGAACGTTTAAATCGGAGGCGGGTTGGTCAGCGTTAATTAATGATTTACTCGGTGAACTCCCACTTCGATTACCATGGGAAGATCGTGCCCGCGATGTGGACTATATCGTCAGCCATTTAGAAAATACCTTCGGTGAAGAAACCTTACATCACAGCTGCTTACAGGTGGCAAATGAGCTGTTTTATCGCAATAAGGCGGCTTGGCTGGTGGGGAAACTGCACACGCCAGCGGGTATTTATCCGTTTCTATTGCCGATTCATCATAACGAACAAGGCGCGCTGTTTGTCGATACCTGCTTAACGCGTTTAGACGAGGCCAGCATTGTTTTTGGCTTCGCTCGTTCGTACTTCATGGTGTATGCACCTTTGCCCGCCGCGTTGGTTGACTGGCTGCGCGAGATTTTACCGGGAAAAACAACCGCCGAGCTATATATGGCGATTGGCTGTCAAAAGCATGGGAAAACGGAATATTATCGCGAGTATTTAAAACATCTTGCAGAATCCAAAGAGCAATTCATTATTGCTCCTGGCATTCGTGGGATGGTGATGCTGGTTTTCACACTGCCTTCTTTTGACCGCGTATTTAAGATCATTAAAGACAAGTTTGCGCCGCAAAAAGAGGTCGATCCTGCACGAGTTCAAGCCTGCTACCAACTGGTTAAGGAACACGATCGCGTTGGGCGCATGGCAGATACCCAAGAATATGAAAACTTTGTGATTGAAAAGTGGCGAGTCAGCCCTGAGCTGATGGCTGAATTACAAAGGGAAGTTCCCGAAAAACTTGAGGATTTAGGCGATCGTATCGTGATCCGTCATCTGTATATTGAGCGTCGCATGATTCCGCTCAATATTTATCTGGAGCAGGCCGATGAGCGCCAGTTACATGACGCGATTGAAGAATATGGTAATGCGATCAAGCAGCTGGCAGCGGCGAACATTTTCCCCGGCGATATGCTGTTTAAAAACTTTGGCGTGACCCGACATGGGCGAGTGGTGTTTTATGATTATGACGAAATTTGCTACATGACCGAGGTTAATTTCCGTGATATTCCACCGCCGCGCTACCCTGAAGACGAAATGGCCAGCGAGCCCTGGTATAGCGTGTCGCCTAACGATGTCTTCCCTGAAGAATTTCAGCATTTTTTATGCGGTGATGTGCGTATCAGAACGTTGTTTGCCGAAATGCACGGTGATTTATTTACCGCAAACTATTGGCGTAGTTTGCAGCAGCGGATCAGCAATGGTGTGGTTGATGATGTGTTTGCCTATCGACGCAAGCGCCGATTTGCACAGCGTTAA